From a single Candidatus Delongbacteria bacterium genomic region:
- a CDS encoding sigma-54-dependent Fis family transcriptional regulator, producing the protein MAGLTAHYASLRAYKNGDFSGCLLSIDEDLRRSQAEDRQALLFFKANALYHLARHAEAIQVYRTLLGLEGLATPYRLNALLNYGLISLLLDDPELSDHCLAQYRLEADHEAAIARAWQGVVRVMTGDPGGWQDLQAARSMAECELAVSQIAGLCCLKANRASMAAELYGDDPGVSDCRSEYLLIALFYHFQASHLERAQACLDRLGELSSSPEITLARNYFALQMAWNRGDRGPEILHQARELQDLVGDSCPEYMQQIPAFCNSIVMALGTAPTMLVSRRHGIVGDSLPIFSLRRSIDKYAPTELNVLVLGESGTGKELVARALHAASNRASGPFVAVNCFHLGSNLAEAKLFGYRKGAFSGATADTPGFVQKANGGTLFLDEIGELPPETQANLFRFLDNGIFYPLGSANEERASIRVIAATNQDLRDNTDFRQELYHRLSGVVLRLPRLVEREDDLRSLSQYRVTELNSLHGKSKVICEAAILELYKHAFPGNVRELFNVITRAWYNAGHEIRPEHLELLEPVTLRHTASDEWAPDLEREQLDFDELTARYASRLVRDVHDRLGGKVKDTARRLNMSERSVYRWISKPEDDSATGDAASR; encoded by the coding sequence GCGGCACGCCGAAGCGATCCAGGTCTATCGCACGCTGCTGGGTCTTGAAGGGCTGGCCACTCCCTATCGCCTGAACGCCCTGCTCAACTATGGCCTGATTTCGCTGCTGCTGGATGACCCGGAACTCAGCGATCACTGCCTGGCCCAGTACCGGCTGGAAGCGGATCACGAAGCGGCCATCGCAAGAGCCTGGCAGGGTGTGGTGCGCGTGATGACCGGCGATCCGGGTGGCTGGCAGGACCTGCAGGCCGCCAGATCCATGGCGGAATGCGAACTGGCCGTCAGCCAGATCGCGGGTCTGTGCTGTCTGAAAGCAAACCGGGCCTCGATGGCGGCCGAACTCTATGGCGACGATCCGGGCGTGAGTGACTGTCGCTCCGAATACCTGCTGATCGCCCTGTTCTACCATTTCCAGGCCTCGCACCTCGAGCGAGCCCAGGCCTGCCTGGACCGTCTGGGGGAGCTCAGCTCCAGTCCTGAAATCACCCTCGCCCGCAATTACTTCGCTCTGCAGATGGCCTGGAACCGTGGAGACCGGGGTCCCGAGATCCTGCACCAGGCACGTGAACTGCAGGACCTTGTGGGCGACAGCTGCCCCGAGTACATGCAGCAGATTCCCGCCTTCTGCAACTCCATCGTGATGGCCCTGGGCACGGCACCGACCATGCTCGTCTCACGCCGTCACGGCATCGTGGGCGACTCGCTGCCGATCTTCAGCCTGCGGCGCTCCATCGACAAATACGCGCCGACCGAACTGAACGTGCTGGTACTGGGGGAATCGGGGACGGGCAAGGAGTTGGTGGCCCGTGCCCTGCATGCGGCCAGCAACCGGGCCAGCGGCCCCTTCGTGGCGGTCAACTGTTTCCATCTGGGCAGCAACCTGGCCGAGGCCAAGTTGTTCGGCTACCGCAAGGGCGCGTTCTCGGGGGCCACGGCGGACACACCGGGATTCGTGCAGAAGGCCAATGGCGGCACGCTGTTCCTGGACGAGATCGGCGAGCTGCCGCCGGAAACACAGGCCAACCTGTTCCGTTTCCTCGACAACGGCATCTTCTACCCGCTGGGTTCGGCCAACGAAGAACGCGCCAGCATTCGCGTGATCGCCGCCACCAACCAGGACCTGCGCGACAACACCGACTTCCGCCAGGAACTGTATCACCGCCTCAGTGGAGTGGTGCTGCGTCTGCCGCGGCTGGTCGAGCGCGAAGACGATCTGCGCAGCCTGAGCCAGTACCGGGTCACCGAGCTGAACTCACTGCACGGCAAGAGCAAGGTGATCTGCGAGGCGGCCATCCTCGAACTGTACAAGCACGCCTTCCCGGGCAATGTGCGCGAACTGTTCAATGTGATCACCCGGGCCTGGTACAACGCGGGTCACGAAATCCGTCCCGAGCATCTGGAACTGCTGGAGCCGGTGACGCTCAGGCACACGGCCTCCGATGAGTGGGCCCCGGATCTCGAGCGGGAGCAGCTGGACTTCGACGAGCTGACCGCGCGCTACGCCAGCCGTCTGGTGCGCGATGTGCACGACCGTCTGGGCGGCAAGGTCAAGGACACCGCCCGCCGCCTGAACATGAGCGAACGCAGCGTCTACCGCTGGATCAGCAAGCCCGAGGACGACAGCGCCACCGGTGACGCCGCCAGTCGCTGA
- the lpdA gene encoding dihydrolipoyl dehydrogenase yields the protein MSATHLTVIGGGPGGYAAAFLAASHGLKVTLIDRMATPGGVCLHRGCIPSKALLHVAALLGETREAEKMGLLFAEPRVNLDRMRDWKQGVVDKLTGGLATQCQRRGVEFIQAEARFVASARLELTAPDGSVSQRDCEHVILASGSRPASIPALSLESPKVWDSTAALALESVPRRLLVIGGGYIGLELGSVYAALGSKVTVVEMTDGLLPGADRDLVRVLSKRIKESMHELRFKTRVAGLKETRAGIEALLQAEDGTEEKLVFDRVLVSVGRKPNSQGLGLEHTGVTVNARGFVEVDTQLRTADARIFAIGDLVGDPMLAHKAAHEARVAVEVICGGKARFEPLAIPAVVFTDPELAWVGLTEDQAASTGQQVTVARFPWGASGRALTLERTDGLSKLIIDPASERVLGVGLVGVNAGEMIAEATLAIEMGATVRDIAETIHAHPTLSETTMEAAEVFFGHSAHYYTPRKS from the coding sequence ATGAGCGCAACACATCTGACCGTGATCGGCGGCGGGCCCGGTGGCTACGCGGCCGCTTTTCTGGCCGCCAGCCATGGGCTGAAGGTCACCCTGATCGACCGGATGGCCACGCCCGGCGGAGTCTGCCTGCACCGCGGCTGCATTCCCTCCAAGGCGCTGCTGCATGTGGCTGCCCTGCTGGGCGAAACGCGCGAGGCCGAGAAGATGGGCCTGCTCTTCGCCGAACCCCGGGTCAACCTGGACCGGATGCGCGACTGGAAACAGGGCGTGGTCGACAAACTTACCGGAGGACTGGCGACCCAGTGCCAGCGCCGGGGAGTCGAGTTCATCCAGGCCGAGGCGCGTTTCGTGGCGTCCGCTCGGCTTGAGTTGACCGCCCCCGACGGCAGCGTGAGCCAGCGTGACTGCGAGCATGTGATCCTGGCCAGTGGCTCCCGTCCGGCCAGCATTCCCGCGCTCAGTCTGGAGTCCCCCAAGGTCTGGGATTCCACGGCCGCGCTGGCGCTGGAAAGTGTGCCACGCCGCCTGCTGGTGATCGGCGGTGGATACATCGGACTGGAACTGGGCAGCGTCTATGCGGCCCTGGGCTCCAAAGTCACCGTGGTCGAGATGACCGACGGCCTGCTTCCCGGCGCCGACCGCGACCTGGTGCGCGTGCTCTCGAAGCGCATCAAGGAAAGCATGCACGAACTGCGCTTCAAGACCCGAGTCGCCGGGCTCAAGGAAACCCGCGCGGGTATCGAAGCCCTGCTGCAGGCCGAGGACGGCACAGAAGAGAAACTGGTGTTCGACCGGGTGCTGGTCTCCGTGGGCCGCAAGCCCAACTCGCAGGGACTGGGGCTGGAGCACACGGGCGTCACGGTCAATGCGCGTGGTTTCGTGGAAGTGGACACGCAGTTGCGCACCGCCGATGCGCGGATCTTCGCCATCGGCGATCTGGTGGGCGACCCCATGCTGGCCCACAAGGCGGCACACGAAGCCCGGGTGGCCGTGGAAGTGATCTGCGGCGGCAAGGCGCGCTTCGAACCGCTGGCGATTCCCGCCGTGGTCTTCACCGATCCGGAACTGGCCTGGGTGGGTCTCACCGAAGACCAGGCCGCCAGCACGGGCCAGCAGGTCACGGTGGCGCGCTTCCCCTGGGGCGCCTCCGGTCGTGCCCTGACCCTCGAGCGCACCGACGGCCTGAGCAAACTGATCATCGATCCGGCCAGCGAGCGTGTGCTGGGCGTGGGCCTGGTGGGCGTGAATGCCGGCGAGATGATCGCCGAGGCAACCCTGGCCATCGAGATGGGCGCCACCGTGCGTGATATCGCCGAGACGATCCACGCCCATCCCACCCTTTCCGAAACCACCATGGAAGCTGCCGAAGTCTTCTTCGGACACAGCGCGCACTATTACACGCCGCGCAAGAGCTGA
- a CDS encoding 2-oxo acid dehydrogenase subunit E2 has protein sequence MATEIPLPELGENITAGELVNVLVAVGDRVTADDPIVEIETDKAVIEVPAGKAGTVTEILVKAGERVPVGQTLLRLDTGDALAAKDKAAEAPPEKPAETPAVEAAAEKPATPRSTETEVPASQKESAETAEEFVPDPEATPARALAAPAAPSVRREARELGVDIHAVQGSGVGGRISIDDVRRHVKSLNEGRTHRPASSGVVGDLPWHADLPDLSRFGNVTPQPMSNVRRATAQHMAATWNTVPQVTQYDKADITELETLRVKLAPRVEKAGGKLTMTGILLKVAAAALRRHPQFNVAVDMAGERILERENVHIGVAVDTPRGLLVPVIRDADTKNITRLSVELGELSAKARERKAGPEELTGGSFTISNLGGIGGVGFSPIVNWPEVAILGVSRGEIEPRWDGTGFVPRRMLPLSLSYDHRVIDGADAARFLRWICEALEQPLLLALEG, from the coding sequence ATGGCGACCGAGATCCCTCTGCCCGAACTGGGCGAGAACATCACGGCGGGTGAGCTGGTGAACGTGCTGGTTGCCGTTGGCGACCGTGTCACGGCCGACGACCCCATCGTGGAAATCGAAACCGACAAGGCGGTCATCGAGGTGCCGGCCGGCAAGGCCGGTACCGTGACCGAGATCCTGGTCAAGGCGGGCGAGCGTGTGCCCGTCGGTCAGACTCTGCTCAGACTGGATACCGGTGATGCACTGGCGGCCAAGGACAAGGCCGCTGAGGCACCGCCGGAAAAACCGGCCGAGACTCCGGCGGTCGAAGCGGCTGCCGAAAAGCCCGCGACGCCCAGGTCCACGGAGACTGAGGTGCCTGCCTCGCAGAAGGAATCGGCCGAGACTGCCGAAGAATTCGTGCCCGACCCGGAGGCGACCCCTGCCCGTGCCCTTGCGGCGCCTGCGGCGCCCTCGGTGCGACGCGAGGCCCGCGAACTGGGCGTGGACATCCACGCGGTCCAGGGCAGCGGAGTGGGTGGCCGCATTTCCATTGACGATGTGCGCAGGCATGTGAAGTCGCTCAACGAAGGCCGCACACACAGACCCGCTTCGAGCGGAGTGGTGGGGGATCTGCCCTGGCATGCGGACCTTCCCGATCTGTCGCGTTTCGGCAACGTGACACCCCAGCCCATGAGCAATGTGCGCCGGGCCACGGCCCAGCACATGGCCGCCACCTGGAACACGGTACCCCAGGTGACCCAGTACGACAAGGCGGACATCACCGAGCTGGAAACCCTGCGCGTCAAGCTGGCGCCGCGGGTGGAGAAGGCCGGGGGCAAGCTGACCATGACCGGAATCCTGCTCAAGGTGGCCGCGGCCGCCCTGCGCCGTCATCCGCAGTTCAACGTGGCGGTGGACATGGCCGGCGAGCGCATCCTCGAGCGCGAGAACGTGCACATCGGCGTGGCCGTGGATACTCCCCGTGGCCTGCTGGTGCCCGTGATCCGCGATGCCGACACCAAGAACATCACGCGGCTCAGCGTGGAACTGGGCGAATTGTCGGCCAAAGCGCGCGAGCGCAAGGCGGGACCCGAAGAACTCACGGGCGGCAGTTTCACCATTTCCAATCTGGGTGGCATTGGCGGAGTGGGATTCTCGCCCATCGTCAACTGGCCCGAAGTGGCGATCCTGGGTGTCTCACGCGGCGAGATCGAGCCCCGCTGGGATGGTACCGGGTTCGTGCCCCGGCGCATGCTGCCGCTGTCGCTGTCCTACGATCACCGGGTGATCGACGGAGCCGATGCGGCGCGCTTCCTGCGCTGGATCTGCGAAGCCCTGGAGCAGCCGCTGCTGCTGGCACTGGAAGGTTGA
- the aceE gene encoding pyruvate dehydrogenase (acetyl-transferring), homodimeric type, which yields MINPEDPERQRINELEEREWCDSLDYVIQSGGTQRAADLLQRLQTHARRQRVKMRFTAGTPLANTIPARDQPPYPGNRETERRIKSIIRWNAMAMVVRANREESGIGGHISTYASAATLYEVGFNHFFKGKGKEREGDIIFFQGHASPGIYARAFLEGRISEEHLHNFRHDLRPGGGLTSYPHPWLMPDFWEFPTVSMGLGPIMAIYQARFNRYLEDRGLKKNTSRVWAFLGDGETDEPEALGAITLASREKLDNLTFVINCNLQRLDGPVRGNGQIIQELEAAFRGAGWNVIKVVWSSDWDPIFAQDHDGLLVRRLSSIVDGEYQKLSTEGGAYVRQQVFGGDPRLLKMVEHLSDEQLGRMKRGGHDPEKVYAAYHAAVNHKGAPTVVLAMTVKGYGLGEAGEGKNITHQQKKLNENELMEFRTRFGIPLSDEHVAKMPFYSPPADSPMIKYVKERRERLGGFVPSRVSASPRLKPPGDKDFSEFHRGTEGREISTTMAFVRILTTLLKDKDVGRRVVPIVPDEARTFGMESLFRQCGIYSHVGQLYEPVDAQSLLYYKEATDGQILEEGITEAGAMSSFIASATSYATHNETTIPFYIYYSMFGFQRIGDLAWAAADMRARGFMLGGTSGRTTLAGEGLQHQDGNSHIQALPIPNLMCYDPAFAYELAVIIQDGLKRMYENQEDIFYYITVLNENYVHPAMPEGARDGILRGMYLFRAAENPGAKARVQLFGSGAILNEAIAAADLLRSYDVEADIWSVTSYKELRREALEVERHNRFHPGEKDREAWITRCLKDQPGPVIAASDYISALPDLVARWVPGGMVSLGTDGFGRSEGRAALRDFFEVDRRWIAFAAISELFRQKKVRVSVVNKLVKDLELDLERPAPVTR from the coding sequence ATGATCAATCCCGAGGATCCAGAGCGCCAGCGGATCAATGAGCTGGAAGAGCGCGAGTGGTGTGATTCCCTGGACTATGTCATCCAGAGCGGGGGCACCCAGCGTGCGGCTGACCTGCTGCAGCGCCTGCAGACCCATGCCCGCCGTCAGCGGGTGAAGATGCGGTTCACGGCGGGCACACCGCTGGCGAACACGATTCCCGCGCGTGACCAGCCGCCCTATCCGGGAAACCGTGAGACGGAACGGCGCATCAAGAGCATCATCCGCTGGAATGCGATGGCCATGGTGGTGCGCGCCAACCGGGAAGAATCCGGCATCGGCGGACACATCAGCACCTACGCCAGTGCCGCCACCCTCTATGAAGTGGGCTTCAATCACTTCTTCAAGGGCAAAGGCAAGGAACGGGAAGGGGACATCATCTTCTTCCAGGGCCACGCCTCTCCGGGCATCTACGCGCGTGCCTTCCTGGAAGGGCGGATCAGCGAGGAGCATCTGCACAACTTCCGCCACGACCTGCGTCCGGGCGGCGGCCTCACCTCCTATCCCCATCCCTGGCTGATGCCGGACTTCTGGGAGTTTCCCACGGTCTCGATGGGGCTGGGGCCGATCATGGCGATCTACCAGGCGCGTTTCAATCGCTATCTGGAAGACCGTGGGCTGAAGAAGAACACCTCGCGGGTCTGGGCCTTCCTGGGCGACGGCGAGACCGACGAACCCGAGGCGCTGGGCGCGATCACACTGGCGTCACGCGAGAAGCTGGACAACCTGACCTTCGTGATCAACTGCAACCTGCAGCGTCTGGACGGCCCGGTGCGCGGCAACGGGCAGATCATCCAGGAGCTGGAAGCCGCCTTCCGCGGAGCCGGCTGGAACGTGATCAAGGTGGTCTGGAGTTCCGATTGGGATCCCATCTTCGCCCAGGATCACGATGGACTGCTGGTGCGGCGTCTGTCCTCGATCGTCGACGGGGAGTACCAGAAACTGTCCACCGAAGGCGGGGCCTATGTGCGCCAGCAGGTCTTCGGCGGCGACCCACGCCTGCTGAAGATGGTGGAACACCTCAGCGACGAGCAGCTTGGCCGGATGAAACGCGGTGGCCATGACCCCGAGAAGGTCTACGCGGCCTACCACGCCGCCGTGAATCACAAGGGTGCGCCCACCGTGGTGCTGGCCATGACCGTCAAGGGCTACGGCCTGGGCGAGGCCGGCGAGGGCAAGAACATCACCCACCAGCAGAAGAAGCTCAACGAGAACGAGCTGATGGAATTCCGCACGCGCTTCGGGATTCCGCTCTCCGACGAACACGTGGCCAAGATGCCGTTCTACAGTCCGCCCGCCGACAGTCCGATGATCAAGTATGTCAAGGAGCGTCGTGAGCGTCTGGGTGGTTTCGTGCCGTCGCGCGTGTCCGCCAGTCCGCGGCTCAAGCCGCCCGGCGACAAGGACTTTTCCGAATTCCACCGCGGGACCGAAGGGCGCGAGATCTCGACCACGATGGCTTTCGTGCGCATTCTCACCACCCTGCTCAAGGACAAGGACGTGGGACGCCGGGTGGTGCCCATCGTGCCCGACGAGGCGCGCACCTTCGGCATGGAATCGCTGTTCCGCCAGTGCGGCATCTACTCTCACGTGGGCCAGCTCTACGAGCCGGTCGACGCCCAGAGCCTGCTGTATTACAAGGAAGCCACCGACGGACAGATTCTCGAGGAAGGCATCACCGAAGCCGGCGCCATGAGCAGTTTCATCGCCTCGGCCACCTCCTATGCCACCCACAACGAGACCACGATTCCGTTCTACATCTACTACAGCATGTTCGGCTTCCAGCGCATCGGCGACCTGGCCTGGGCCGCCGCGGACATGCGCGCCCGGGGCTTCATGCTGGGTGGCACCTCCGGCCGCACGACCCTGGCCGGGGAAGGGTTGCAGCATCAGGACGGCAACAGCCACATCCAGGCCCTGCCGATTCCCAACCTGATGTGTTACGACCCGGCCTTCGCCTACGAGCTGGCCGTGATCATCCAGGACGGCCTCAAACGGATGTACGAGAACCAGGAAGACATCTTCTACTACATCACGGTGCTCAACGAGAACTATGTGCATCCGGCCATGCCCGAAGGCGCCCGTGATGGCATCCTGCGCGGCATGTATCTCTTCCGGGCCGCCGAGAATCCCGGTGCCAAGGCACGTGTACAGCTCTTCGGCAGCGGGGCGATTCTCAACGAAGCGATCGCCGCCGCCGACCTGCTGCGCAGCTATGATGTCGAAGCGGACATCTGGAGCGTGACCAGTTACAAGGAACTGCGTCGCGAAGCCCTGGAGGTGGAGCGTCACAACCGCTTCCACCCCGGCGAGAAGGACCGCGAAGCCTGGATCACGCGCTGCCTCAAGGATCAGCCGGGTCCCGTGATCGCCGCCAGCGATTACATCAGTGCCCTGCCCGATCTGGTGGCGCGCTGGGTGCCCGGAGGCATGGTCTCGCTGGGGACCGACGGTTTCGGCCGCAGCGAGGGCCGCGCGGCCCTGCGGGACTTCTTCGAGGTGGACCGGCGCTGGATCGCCTTCGCGGCCATCAGTGAACTCTTCCGCCAGAAGAAGGTGCGGGTGAGCGTGGTGAACAAGCTGGTCAAGGACCTGGAGCTGGACCTCGAACGTCCCGCGCCGGTCACACGATAA